From the genome of Leptolyngbyaceae cyanobacterium:
TGGCAAAAAGACTGATTACTATTTGATTACTGCCTGTCGTGGATTTGAAAAGGCGCTGGAAGCTAAGGAACACGGGGTTTTTACGGGGGCAGTTCTGAAGGGACTGGGGGATGAGAATGCTGATGAGGATGGGCGAGTTAGTGGCGATCGCTTATTCGATTTTATTACATCAGAACTGAAGGGTAGCGGTCAAGAACCGATTCGCATGGGGTGGGGACGTTCGATTACTTTAGTCCAATATCCGCCGAAACAGAAGGTAAAAGTAGTTAAGGAAGATTGTCCCTATCAAGGATTGAGGTATTTTGGGGAAAAAGAGAAGGATTTCTTTTTTGGACGGGAGAAAGTCATCCAGTTGCTATGGCAAAAGCTGGGACAAGCGAATTTTGTGCCGATAATTGGCGCGTCGGGGAGTGGCAAATCTTCGGTAGTTCGGGCAGGTTTGATTCCTAAATTAAAGGAAAATGGCTGGGAATTGTTAGCAGAACCGATTTTGCCTGGGGTGGAACCGATAGCGGAATTGAAGCGGGCTTTTAACGGTTGGTTTGATCGATCGCAATTGCCAGAAATCTATTCTCTCATGGAAACGGCTGGTTTACCTGCGGTAATTGAAAGATTACCCGGTTCTAAGCGGTTGTTGTTAGTGGTGGATCAATTTGAAGAGGTATTTACCCTTCGTTCTTCGGCTAAAGATGAACAGACACGGCGATTTATTGATTTGCTGACCAAAGTAGCAGAAATTCCCGACTCGCGGTTGGCCATTGTGACGACAATGCGGGCGGATTTTCTGGAATATTGTTTGAGTTATGAGTCGCTGACTAAGTTGATTCAAAATCAAGCGGTGTATATGCCGCCTTTGTTGGGGGCAGAATTAGAAGAGGCAATCGCAAAACCTGCTAATCTTCAAGGTTATCATCTGGAAACTGGTTTGCTGGGAGCAATTTTGGATGAGGTGGGGAAGGAGAAAGATTGTTTACCTTTGTTGCAGTTTGCGCTGACGGAACTTTGGGAAAAACGCGATAACCAAAAGCATCAGCTAAGTTTAGAACAGTATCAAGTGCTGGGGGGAGTAACTGGGGCGCTGAACCGTCACGCGGAAAAGGTTTATAGTTATAAGGATTTTCAGAAAGATTTGCCGCAGTGGGAGAGAACGGCGGAAGAACAGGAATGGATAAAGCGGATATTTTTAAGGTTGGTGCGAACGGGTGAGGGGGAAAAGGATACTAGGCAAAGGCAACCGAAAGCTAAATTGTTGGGTATTGCTAAGGATAATTTAGCGAATGGGCAAGTTATTAATGATGTTTTGGATCAGTTGATTCGCGGACGGTTGTTAGTTGGTGGAGAAGAAGGGGTTGATTTAGCCCATGAAGCTTTGATTGAAGGTTGGCAAAGGTTTGTTGAATGGCGAAGGGAAAGTTGGGAACTGCGAAGATTGAGCGATCGAATAGAAGATGCTTACCGAGAATGGAAAAAACAGTCAATTGATGATAATTTAATGATGGGTGGATTACTGGAGCAAGTGCGGATAAAATGGCAAGAACTACAACTATATTTATATGCTGAGGCTAGGGCGTTTTACCAGCGTAGTGATGAACTTGATAGACCTCGGTCAAAAATACTCTTTGAAGTTGGTTTTCAAAACAAAGCTAAAGAAATTGAGAAATTACTGCTTTCCCAACCGCTAGAAGGTTTAATTTTGGCAATTCAATTAGTAGGTGAAAATTTAGAAAAATCTCCGAAGGAGATTCTCAACATAACTCAGTCCAGTTTGCATAGAGTGATGGCTTCACTAGGTTTATTACGACTAAAAGCCATAATGCCATCATTTTGGGGACATGAAAATTCTGTTAATTGTGTTGCCTTTAGTCCCGATGGTCAACTGATTGCCAGTGCTAGTGCTGATACTACGGTGCGGTTGTGGGATCTCCAAGGAAACCCAATTGGTCAACCATTCCAAGGGCATGAGCATTCTGTCAATGGTGTCACTTTCAGTCCTAACGGGCAGATGATTGCCAGTTGTAGTTCTGATAGAACATTGCGGTTGTGGGATCTCCAAGGTAACTTAATTGGTCAGCCCTTCCAAGCACTTCAAGATCTTTACTCTAATTTATGCTCTTATTTTGTCTATTCAGTTGCCTTTAGCCCAGATGGGCAAATGGTGGTCAGTGGCAGTAGTAATAGCACAGTACGGTTATGGGATCTCCAAGGTAACCCCATCGGTCAACCATTCCAGGGGCATGAAAATTCTATAAATTGTGTTGCCTTTAGCCCAGATGGGCAAATGGTGGTCAGTGGCAGTAGTGATAGCACAGTACGGTTATGGGATCTCCAAGGTAACCCCATCGGTCAACCATTCCAGGGGCATCAAGGTCCTGTTTATTCAGTTATCTTTAGCCCTGATGAAGAAATTATTGTCAGTGGTAGTTATGACAGTACAGTGCGGTTGTGGGATCTCCAAGGTAACCCCATTAGTCAACCCTTTCAGGAAAATGGGAATTGGGATTTAGAAGGTAAGTCGATTGGCCAAATCTTTCAAGGGCGTGAAAATTCTGTCTATTCAATTGCCTTTAGCCCTAATGGAGAGATGATTGTGAGTGGTAGTTATGATGGCATGGTACGGTTATGGGATCTGCAAGGAAACCTAATTGGCCAACCATTCCAGGGGCATGAAAATTCTGTAAATTGTGTTGCCTTTAGCCCCGATGGGCAAATGATTGTTAGTGGCAGTTATGACAGGACAATATACTTTTGGCAAGGCGGTGGCTGGTGGGAGTGGCTGCAAGTCTGCTGTAACTATCTCCGTGACCAAACCATCTTCAAAAATCCTCAAACTGAAGAAGCAAAAGCCGCCTGCGAAGTCTGCCAAAAATATGTTTGGAGCAAAAAGGCTCCAGTTCAATAAGTTTTCTCTCAACCACCAACCTCAGAATCTCATCAATGAGTCTTTGAAACTCGTCAACGAGAAATAAGACCTCATCAACGAGTCTTTGAAACTCATCAACGAGAAACAAAACCTCTCCCGCGAGTCTTTGAAACTCACCAACGAGAAATAAAACCTCATCGATGAGTCTTTCAATCTCGCCAATGAGAAGCAACTCGTCTCTCGCGAGTCTTGGAACTTCGCCAACGAGAAAAAAAACCTCTCCGGTGAGTCTTTGAACCTCGTCAACGAATAATTTTTCTTCACCAGCGACACTCGAAACTTCGGTAATTATCTAAGGTATTCAGTCATAGCGATATTACATATTAAACCTTTCCTACAGAGCGATCGCAAAAATCTGCTGAGGCGATAAATTAAACTGTGGAAAAGTCGGAGAAATAATAGCAGTATTTTCCGTAAATCGATTCATCTGATATTCCCCATCCTCCAAATTACAAACAAAAAACGTAGGTTGCTTGGGATCGCCAATGAACTTTTTCAGCCCCAATCCTGCACAATCAACAATCCAATATTCCTCAATTCCCATTTCCTCATAATCTCGCAGTTTATTGTAATGCAGCGGTTTGCAGCCGCATGAGGTACAAAGATCCCCGACTTCTTTGAGAAGTCGGGGATCTGGGGTGTAGTAGAAACAACTTCAACAAGTAATTTAACTGAATCAGGATTTTGGATAATCGATTCGCTTTCCCATCGCGGTTACTCTCCCAAAACTTCTTGATTCAAAACGATAATATCCGGCTCATAACCAGATTGTTCCCGTTTCGGTTTGACAATCGATTCTCTAGGAATAGTCCAAATACCACCTTTACCCATTTGCCTAATAACTATTAATAGTTGCTCGATCAGGGAACCTGTTAGATTTGAATGTTTTCCCTTTGGCTTGGGCATTTCGATAATTACTCCGTCATGCAGTTCGTACCGGACTTCTGAGTTTTCAGGATACCAACTGATAAATTCATCAAAGTTATATATTTTGGCTTCTGGTTGGGCTTGAGTCATAGGATTTTTTTGATTATTTTGACTGGTTTTGACATAATTTTATCCATTATCATTTTCTCAGTTTTTTTAATAATTACTAAATGCGATCGCTCTCGTACTATCACATTTTCATTCATCTACCCTTGGCGCAAGCAGATACTTATCGAGACAAAATGACAAATCATCATATAACTCATCAAAAGTTAGACAATATATATGTTTAGAACTCACTAACAGGTTTTGCTGCCGCCATGCTAACCTCTTCCTTTCTCTAGGTTGTAAATCCTCATTTCTC
Proteins encoded in this window:
- a CDS encoding caspase family protein — its product is MVRYALVIGIANYEKISPNLPKAVIDAEAIAQILEKQGNFQDVERLPRRWIKDENRWEVALDKKLTAKDLGEALKMFLLEKAKHQEALIYFAGHGLEVASWTDEKKGFLATSDCSSDGRNGILLDDLNVLIGKSEVSNLVMLLDCCHAGYALERKLLDDSLTAFGKKTDYYLITACRGFEKALEAKEHGVFTGAVLKGLGDENADEDGRVSGDRLFDFITSELKGSGQEPIRMGWGRSITLVQYPPKQKVKVVKEDCPYQGLRYFGEKEKDFFFGREKVIQLLWQKLGQANFVPIIGASGSGKSSVVRAGLIPKLKENGWELLAEPILPGVEPIAELKRAFNGWFDRSQLPEIYSLMETAGLPAVIERLPGSKRLLLVVDQFEEVFTLRSSAKDEQTRRFIDLLTKVAEIPDSRLAIVTTMRADFLEYCLSYESLTKLIQNQAVYMPPLLGAELEEAIAKPANLQGYHLETGLLGAILDEVGKEKDCLPLLQFALTELWEKRDNQKHQLSLEQYQVLGGVTGALNRHAEKVYSYKDFQKDLPQWERTAEEQEWIKRIFLRLVRTGEGEKDTRQRQPKAKLLGIAKDNLANGQVINDVLDQLIRGRLLVGGEEGVDLAHEALIEGWQRFVEWRRESWELRRLSDRIEDAYREWKKQSIDDNLMMGGLLEQVRIKWQELQLYLYAEARAFYQRSDELDRPRSKILFEVGFQNKAKEIEKLLLSQPLEGLILAIQLVGENLEKSPKEILNITQSSLHRVMASLGLLRLKAIMPSFWGHENSVNCVAFSPDGQLIASASADTTVRLWDLQGNPIGQPFQGHEHSVNGVTFSPNGQMIASCSSDRTLRLWDLQGNLIGQPFQALQDLYSNLCSYFVYSVAFSPDGQMVVSGSSNSTVRLWDLQGNPIGQPFQGHENSINCVAFSPDGQMVVSGSSDSTVRLWDLQGNPIGQPFQGHQGPVYSVIFSPDEEIIVSGSYDSTVRLWDLQGNPISQPFQENGNWDLEGKSIGQIFQGRENSVYSIAFSPNGEMIVSGSYDGMVRLWDLQGNLIGQPFQGHENSVNCVAFSPDGQMIVSGSYDRTIYFWQGGGWWEWLQVCCNYLRDQTIFKNPQTEEAKAACEVCQKYVWSKKAPVQ
- a CDS encoding Uma2 family endonuclease produces the protein MGIEEYWIVDCAGLGLKKFIGDPKQPTFFVCNLEDGEYQMNRFTENTAIISPTFPQFNLSPQQIFAIAL
- a CDS encoding Uma2 family endonuclease, translated to MTQAQPEAKIYNFDEFISWYPENSEVRYELHDGVIIEMPKPKGKHSNLTGSLIEQLLIVIRQMGKGGIWTIPRESIVKPKREQSGYEPDIIVLNQEVLGE